One region of Duncaniella freteri genomic DNA includes:
- the floA gene encoding flotillin-like protein FloA (flotillin-like protein involved in membrane lipid rafts), protein MVVTTIVLISVALLIALSVFFYYVPFFLWISARVSGVHISLMQLFLMRIRKVPASVIVRALIEAHKAGLNDVNRDDLEAHYLAGGNVEKVVHALVSASKANIDLGFKMATAIDLAGRDVFQAVQMSVNPKVIETPHVTAVAKDGIQLIAIARVTVRANIRQLVGGAGEDTVLARVGEGIVSSIGSSESHKQVLENPDNISKLVLRKGLDSGTAFEILSIDIADIDIGKNIGAALQIDQAQADKNIAQAKAEERRAMAIALEQEMRAKAQEARAKVIEAEAELPRAMAQAFINGNLGIMDYYKMKNIESDTNMRQNIANPPAPAK, encoded by the coding sequence ATGGTTGTAACGACAATAGTTCTCATCTCAGTGGCTCTGTTGATAGCATTGAGTGTTTTCTTTTACTATGTGCCGTTTTTCCTTTGGATATCGGCGCGGGTAAGCGGTGTGCACATCTCTCTTATGCAGCTTTTCCTCATGCGTATACGTAAGGTGCCTGCATCAGTGATAGTACGAGCGTTGATTGAAGCCCATAAGGCAGGTCTTAATGACGTCAACCGTGACGATCTTGAGGCTCATTATCTTGCCGGGGGCAATGTGGAGAAGGTGGTTCACGCTCTTGTGTCAGCATCTAAAGCTAATATCGATCTTGGTTTCAAGATGGCTACTGCAATCGACCTTGCCGGACGCGATGTGTTCCAGGCTGTGCAGATGTCGGTTAATCCTAAGGTGATCGAGACTCCCCATGTCACAGCTGTGGCTAAGGACGGCATTCAGCTTATAGCGATAGCCCGAGTGACTGTACGTGCCAATATACGCCAGCTCGTTGGTGGAGCCGGTGAGGATACGGTCCTGGCTCGTGTCGGCGAGGGTATTGTTTCGTCAATCGGTTCATCAGAAAGCCATAAACAGGTGCTTGAGAATCCTGACAATATATCCAAGCTTGTGCTTCGTAAAGGTCTTGACTCAGGCACAGCATTTGAGATACTGTCAATCGATATCGCCGATATTGACATAGGCAAGAATATCGGTGCTGCCTTGCAGATCGATCAGGCACAGGCTGACAAGAATATCGCCCAGGCTAAAGCCGAGGAGCGTCGCGCCATGGCGATAGCTCTTGAACAGGAGATGCGTGCAAAGGCACAGGAGGCTCGTGCAAAGGTGATAGAGGCTGAGGCTGAGCTCCCTCGTGCTATGGCTCAGGCTTTCATCAATGGCAATCTCGGTATAATGGATTACTATAAGATGAAGAATATAGAGTCGGATACTAACATGCGTCAGAACATAGCTAATCCTCCGGCTCCGGCGAAATAA
- the asnS gene encoding asparagine--tRNA ligase → MKKTTVKDLLSTPELMGTEVEAKGWVRTRRGNKHVQFVQLNDGSSVNNIQVVLDMARFTEDQLKPVTTGSSVRVTGKLVESMGKGQTSEIQADSIELYGTADPASYPLQKKGHTLEFLREIAHLRPRTNFFGSVLRIRSSLAFAIHKFFNERGFYYFHTPLITASDCEGAGAMFQVTTLDLNNLPKNEDGSVDYSKDFYAKPTALTVSGQLEGELGATALGQIYTFGPTFRAENSNTPRHLSEFWMIEPEMAFYDISDNMDLAEEFVKYCINYALEHNIDDIRFLSERFDKGLEERLRFVVDNDFVRLTYTEGVRILEESAHKFEFPVYWGADLQSEHERYLVEEHFKKPVILTDYPKEIKAFYMKQNEDGKTVRAMDVLFPNIGEIIGGSEREESYDKLLARIKELDIPMKDMWWYLDTRRFGTVPHSGFGLGFERLVLFVTGMTNIRDVIPFPRTPGKAEF, encoded by the coding sequence ATGAAAAAAACTACCGTAAAGGACCTTCTTTCGACTCCGGAGCTTATGGGCACTGAAGTCGAGGCCAAAGGATGGGTTCGCACCCGTCGAGGCAACAAGCATGTGCAGTTTGTGCAACTCAATGACGGCTCTTCGGTCAATAATATCCAGGTGGTCCTTGATATGGCGCGTTTTACCGAGGACCAGCTTAAGCCTGTCACTACAGGCTCAAGTGTCCGTGTCACCGGTAAGCTCGTAGAATCTATGGGCAAAGGCCAGACCTCCGAGATACAGGCTGACAGCATAGAGCTGTACGGTACTGCCGATCCGGCATCGTATCCTTTGCAGAAGAAGGGGCATACCCTTGAGTTTCTGCGTGAGATTGCGCATCTGCGTCCCCGCACCAACTTCTTTGGTTCGGTCCTTCGCATCCGCAGCTCTCTCGCCTTTGCTATCCATAAGTTCTTCAATGAGCGTGGGTTCTATTATTTCCACACTCCGCTTATCACAGCCAGCGATTGCGAGGGTGCCGGCGCAATGTTCCAGGTGACTACTCTCGACCTCAACAACCTGCCAAAGAATGAGGACGGAAGCGTCGATTACAGTAAGGACTTTTATGCCAAGCCTACCGCTCTGACTGTGTCAGGGCAGCTTGAAGGTGAGTTGGGTGCGACCGCTCTCGGTCAGATCTACACGTTCGGGCCCACATTCCGTGCGGAAAATTCCAACACGCCTCGACACCTCTCGGAATTCTGGATGATAGAGCCTGAGATGGCTTTCTATGACATATCCGACAACATGGACCTTGCCGAGGAGTTTGTGAAATATTGTATCAACTACGCTCTTGAGCATAATATTGACGACATACGTTTCTTGTCGGAGCGTTTCGACAAAGGGCTTGAGGAGCGTCTGCGCTTTGTGGTTGACAATGATTTTGTCCGTCTCACTTACACAGAGGGTGTCAGGATTCTTGAGGAATCAGCCCACAAGTTTGAGTTCCCGGTCTACTGGGGGGCCGACTTGCAGAGTGAGCATGAGCGATATCTCGTGGAAGAGCATTTCAAGAAGCCTGTGATCCTGACTGACTATCCAAAGGAGATAAAGGCTTTCTATATGAAGCAGAACGAGGATGGCAAGACAGTTCGTGCCATGGACGTGCTCTTCCCGAACATAGGTGAAATCATCGGAGGTTCGGAGCGAGAGGAGAGCTACGACAAGTTGCTCGCACGTATCAAGGAGCTTGATATCCCCATGAAGGATATGTGGTGGTATCTTGATACACGTCGCTTTGGCACTGTGCCTCATTCAGGTTTCGGTCTGGGATTCGAACGCCTTGTGTTGTTCGTTACAGGTATGACCAATATCCGCGATGTGATACCGTTCCCTCGTACTCCTGGCAAGGCTGAATTCTAA
- a CDS encoding sulfide/dihydroorotate dehydrogenase-like FAD/NAD-binding protein, with protein sequence MNKIVSKEHFSEHVVKLVVEAPMIAHSRRPGHFVIVRAGEGGERIPLTIADADTERGTITLIIQEVGVSTKKICALEPGDSLTDVVGPLGQATHIEKVGTVVCCGGGVGVAPLLPIIKAMKEAGNRVVSILAARNSELIILEEEVAKYSDEVIVMTDDGSAGRKGLVTAGVESVIEREKVDLVVAIGPAVMMKFVALTTKKYDVPTMCSLNTIMVDGTGMCGACRVTVDGKTKFVCIDGPEFDAHKVDFDEMMMRLKSYSFETQKK encoded by the coding sequence ATGAATAAGATTGTATCCAAGGAGCATTTCTCCGAACATGTGGTCAAACTCGTGGTCGAGGCTCCTATGATAGCGCATTCACGTCGCCCTGGGCATTTTGTGATTGTGCGCGCAGGTGAAGGCGGCGAACGTATTCCCCTCACTATTGCCGATGCCGATACAGAGCGCGGCACTATCACCCTGATTATTCAGGAAGTCGGTGTCTCCACAAAGAAGATCTGCGCCCTTGAGCCTGGTGATTCACTCACCGATGTGGTAGGGCCTTTGGGTCAGGCTACTCATATTGAAAAGGTCGGCACAGTAGTATGCTGTGGCGGCGGTGTGGGGGTGGCACCCCTTCTGCCGATCATCAAGGCAATGAAGGAGGCTGGCAACCGTGTAGTCTCCATACTTGCAGCACGTAATTCGGAGCTTATAATTCTTGAGGAAGAGGTGGCTAAGTACAGCGATGAAGTGATTGTGATGACCGATGACGGTTCTGCCGGACGCAAAGGTCTTGTCACTGCCGGTGTCGAGTCAGTCATAGAGCGTGAGAAGGTTGATCTTGTTGTTGCGATAGGACCTGCTGTGATGATGAAATTTGTCGCGCTCACCACTAAGAAATATGATGTACCCACCATGTGTTCTCTCAACACTATTATGGTTGACGGCACAGGGATGTGTGGTGCATGCAGGGTCACAGTGGATGGCAAAACCAAGTTTGTGTGCATTGACGGACCTGAGTTCGATGCCCATAAAGTGGACTTCGACGAGATGATGATGCGATTGAAGAGTTATTCATTTGAGACACAGAAAAAATGA
- a CDS encoding Spy/CpxP family protein refolding chaperone: MKKKIFSIALVLAGMMGTTAIAQTPSSNTTPAAKEQGCPACPRGKQYNPFEGLNLTDKQQNDLKALRESRKADIKKEMSDKKADRKAMREQAQKNRKDYLAKIKGILTAEQYVQFLENSYLNNRAGVGSNNRKDMRNKKDGKKGMRGNRQGGQRPAATPNAN; the protein is encoded by the coding sequence ATGAAAAAGAAGATCTTCAGCATCGCGCTGGTACTCGCAGGAATGATGGGCACAACCGCTATCGCACAGACACCATCATCAAACACCACCCCGGCAGCCAAGGAGCAGGGCTGTCCCGCATGTCCGCGTGGCAAACAGTATAATCCGTTTGAAGGACTCAACCTTACCGATAAGCAGCAGAACGATCTCAAGGCCCTTCGCGAAAGCCGAAAAGCTGACATCAAGAAAGAGATGAGCGACAAGAAAGCGGATAGAAAGGCTATGCGCGAACAAGCACAGAAGAACCGTAAAGATTATCTCGCAAAGATCAAAGGTATCCTCACAGCTGAACAGTATGTCCAGTTTCTTGAGAACTCATACCTCAACAACCGTGCCGGGGTAGGGTCCAATAACCGCAAGGATATGCGCAATAAAAAAGATGGCAAGAAAGGGATGCGCGGCAACCGCCAAGGCGGACAGCGTCCAGCTGCAACCCCCAATGCCAACTAA
- a CDS encoding sugar kinase: MSKVVTLGEIMLRLSPKGNYRFVQVDNFDVIWGGGEANVAVSCANYGHEAYFVSKLPKHEIGQAALNALRRYGVHTDHIARGGDRVGIYYCETGASMRPSKVIYDRAHSAISEADPEDFDFDAIMEGADWFHWSGITPAISDKAAEITRLACEAAKRHGVTVSVDLNFRKKLWTKEKAQSIMRPLMKYVDVCIGNEEDAELCLGFKPDADVEGGETNAEGYKGIFKAMAKEFDFKYVISTLRESFSATHNGWKAMIYNGEEFYESKRYDINPIIDRVGGGDSFSGGVIHGLLTMPNQGDALEFAVAASALKHTVPGDFNLVSTEEVNSLAGGNANGRVQR, translated from the coding sequence ATGAGTAAAGTTGTTACTTTAGGCGAAATTATGCTTCGCCTTTCTCCCAAAGGGAACTACCGATTCGTCCAGGTGGATAATTTTGACGTGATCTGGGGCGGCGGTGAGGCTAATGTGGCTGTGAGCTGTGCCAATTATGGTCATGAAGCATATTTCGTGTCAAAGCTTCCTAAGCATGAGATTGGTCAGGCTGCGCTGAACGCTCTTCGCCGTTACGGTGTGCACACCGACCATATAGCACGCGGCGGTGATCGTGTAGGCATATACTATTGTGAGACCGGCGCATCCATGCGTCCGTCAAAGGTTATATATGACCGTGCTCATTCAGCTATCTCAGAGGCTGATCCTGAGGATTTCGACTTTGATGCTATCATGGAAGGTGCTGACTGGTTCCATTGGAGCGGTATCACACCTGCTATCTCTGACAAGGCTGCTGAGATCACACGTCTTGCATGTGAGGCTGCAAAGCGTCACGGCGTTACTGTGTCGGTGGACCTTAATTTCCGTAAGAAACTTTGGACTAAGGAGAAGGCTCAGTCCATCATGCGTCCGCTTATGAAGTATGTAGATGTGTGCATAGGTAATGAAGAGGATGCTGAGCTGTGTCTCGGCTTCAAGCCTGATGCAGATGTCGAAGGTGGCGAGACCAATGCCGAAGGTTACAAAGGAATCTTCAAGGCTATGGCTAAGGAATTTGATTTCAAGTATGTGATCTCTACTCTCAGAGAGTCATTCTCCGCTACTCACAACGGCTGGAAGGCTATGATCTACAATGGCGAGGAATTCTATGAGTCAAAGCGGTATGACATAAATCCTATTATTGACCGTGTGGGTGGAGGCGATTCATTCTCCGGAGGTGTGATCCATGGTCTGCTCACTATGCCTAATCAGGGCGATGCCCTTGAATTTGCCGTTGCAGCGTCAGCTCTTAAGCACACTGTTCCGGGCGACTTCAATCTGGTATCTACCGAGGAGGTTAATTCTCTCGCCGGCGGCAATGCCAACGGCCGTGTTCAGCGTTAA
- a CDS encoding NAD(P)-dependent oxidoreductase: MNEFKEVSENYTLPEAVREAQRCLHCKVPLCKKGCPISNDIPEWIAELAKGNFGNAMSIINARSNLPAVCGRVCGHERQCEGSCVLNKTGRHINIGKLERFVADFDCEADLTHEAIPEKKRGSVAVIGSGPAGLTIAGDLARKGFRVEIFEMESEPGGVLMFGIPEYRLPKEVVRREIKKIENLGVTFHLLTTIGRDFTIDDLFARGFDAIFMGTGTGKPKKLPIHGIEHPGVRQAIWFLRRVSLYQSGLMDRKEVIVGNGDKVAVIGCGNTAIDAARTALRMGSGEVTVIYHRTINEMSALRAEYDDAVAEGVRFMWKSSVVEIEGGNDDRLRSITVETDGVRSRMEVDRVILAVGSAPASRIVSTTDGIDVDHKGYVLTRETPYGMTTRRGVFAGGDVTNRPATVVHAMQDAKKVAEEIVKYVDAKRLMESLDADDARRADA; this comes from the coding sequence ATGAATGAATTTAAGGAAGTATCCGAAAATTACACTCTTCCGGAGGCTGTGCGTGAGGCGCAGAGATGCCTGCATTGCAAGGTGCCCCTATGTAAGAAAGGGTGCCCTATAAGCAATGATATCCCTGAATGGATTGCCGAGCTTGCCAAGGGCAACTTCGGGAATGCCATGTCGATAATAAATGCACGCAGCAATCTCCCGGCTGTGTGTGGCCGTGTGTGCGGTCACGAACGTCAGTGCGAGGGGAGTTGTGTGCTCAATAAGACTGGCAGGCATATCAATATCGGAAAACTTGAACGCTTTGTCGCTGACTTTGACTGCGAGGCCGATCTGACTCATGAAGCGATTCCTGAAAAGAAGCGCGGCTCGGTGGCGGTGATCGGTAGCGGGCCTGCCGGGCTCACTATCGCCGGCGACTTAGCACGGAAAGGGTTCAGAGTCGAGATCTTCGAGATGGAATCGGAGCCGGGTGGCGTGTTGATGTTCGGTATTCCGGAGTATCGTCTGCCTAAGGAGGTTGTGCGTCGTGAGATCAAGAAGATTGAGAATCTCGGTGTCACATTTCATCTTCTTACCACCATCGGACGAGACTTCACGATCGACGACCTGTTTGCCCGCGGCTTTGACGCGATCTTTATGGGCACCGGCACAGGGAAGCCAAAAAAGCTTCCGATTCATGGAATAGAGCATCCCGGAGTGCGCCAGGCCATATGGTTCCTCCGTCGTGTGAGCCTGTATCAGTCTGGATTGATGGACCGTAAAGAGGTCATTGTGGGCAATGGCGACAAGGTTGCAGTCATCGGCTGTGGTAACACTGCCATAGACGCAGCTCGTACGGCTTTACGCATGGGATCCGGTGAAGTGACGGTGATATATCATCGTACCATCAATGAGATGAGTGCATTGCGAGCCGAATATGACGATGCGGTGGCTGAGGGTGTCAGGTTCATGTGGAAATCATCGGTCGTGGAGATCGAGGGTGGAAATGATGACCGTCTGCGCAGCATAACTGTTGAGACTGATGGCGTGCGCTCACGCATGGAGGTGGATCGTGTGATACTTGCTGTAGGAAGTGCTCCTGCATCACGCATCGTATCCACGACTGATGGCATTGATGTTGACCATAAGGGGTATGTGCTTACCAGAGAGACTCCTTATGGCATGACAACGCGTCGTGGTGTCTTTGCCGGAGGGGATGTCACCAATCGCCCTGCCACTGTTGTTCACGCAATGCAGGATGCCAAGAAAGTCGCGGAGGAGATTGTCAAATATGTGGACGCGAAGAGGCTGATGGAAAGCCTCGATGCCGATGACGCAAGGCGTGCGGATGCATAG
- a CDS encoding pseudouridine synthase yields MDSNEKKGKRPRIGSRPYPVDSHDNGRENTSGEFTSGSENNSEGQHEHQNSYNNNSYGERPQRPYQPRPYNNRQGGYQNNRYGNQGGYQNNRYGNQGGYNRQGGYQPRPHVPQTDGAPVEGAEGESSRDENSGSMNGGYQPRNNYNRQQGGYQPRQQGGYQPRQQGGYQPRQQGGYQPRQQGGYQPRQQGGYQPRQQGGYQPRQQGGYQPRQQGGYQPRQQGGYQPRQQGGYQNNRQGGYQNKGPRQNQYGMPQGGRSFTPRPKRIEYETPLPDPNEQVRLNKYMANAGLCSRREADEFILQGLIKVNGEVVTELGTKISHSDVVEYDEKVVTLEKKCYILLNKPKDCVTTSDDPNGRLTVMDLVKGACNERIYPVGRLDRNTTGVLLLTNDGDLASKLTHPKFVKKKIYHVWTDHDITEDDMQRIADGIELEDGPIHADAISYATDTDRNQAGIEIHSGRNRIVRRIFESLGYHVTKLDRVYFAGLTKKNLPRGRWRYLTQEEVNYLKMGSFE; encoded by the coding sequence ATGGACAGCAACGAAAAAAAAGGCAAAAGACCCCGCATTGGTTCACGCCCTTATCCTGTAGATTCTCATGACAACGGTCGGGAGAACACTTCCGGTGAATTTACATCCGGCTCGGAGAACAATTCAGAGGGACAGCATGAACATCAGAATTCCTACAATAATAATTCCTATGGAGAACGTCCGCAACGCCCATATCAGCCAAGACCTTACAATAATCGTCAAGGAGGATATCAGAATAATCGTTACGGCAATCAGGGAGGATATCAGAACAACCGTTATGGCAATCAGGGAGGCTACAATCGCCAAGGCGGTTATCAGCCACGTCCTCATGTGCCGCAGACCGATGGAGCACCTGTAGAGGGAGCCGAAGGTGAAAGCAGCCGTGATGAGAATTCCGGTTCTATGAATGGCGGTTATCAGCCACGTAACAATTATAATCGTCAGCAGGGCGGTTATCAGCCACGTCAGCAGGGCGGCTATCAGCCACGTCAGCAGGGTGGTTATCAGCCACGTCAGCAGGGCGGCTACCAGCCGCGTCAGCAGGGCGGCTATCAGCCACGTCAGCAGGGCGGTTATCAGCCACGTCAGCAGGGCGGTTATCAGCCACGTCAGCAGGGCGGCTATCAGCCACGTCAGCAGGGTGGTTATCAGCCGCGTCAGCAGGGCGGTTACCAGCCACGTCAGCAGGGCGGTTATCAGAACAACCGTCAAGGTGGTTATCAGAACAAAGGTCCTCGTCAGAATCAGTATGGCATGCCTCAAGGCGGTCGCAGTTTCACTCCGCGTCCCAAGCGTATCGAGTACGAGACCCCGCTGCCTGATCCAAACGAACAGGTGCGCCTGAACAAATATATGGCAAATGCCGGTCTGTGCTCACGCCGTGAAGCAGACGAATTTATTCTTCAGGGGCTTATAAAGGTTAATGGAGAGGTCGTTACCGAACTCGGCACTAAGATCAGCCATAGCGATGTGGTAGAGTACGATGAGAAGGTGGTCACTCTTGAGAAGAAGTGCTACATACTTCTCAACAAGCCTAAGGACTGTGTAACCACAAGCGATGATCCAAATGGCAGACTCACAGTCATGGATCTTGTAAAGGGTGCATGTAACGAGCGTATATATCCTGTAGGGCGTCTTGACCGCAACACGACCGGTGTGCTTCTTCTCACTAATGACGGAGATCTCGCATCCAAACTGACACATCCGAAATTTGTCAAGAAGAAGATCTATCACGTATGGACCGACCACGATATCACCGAGGATGACATGCAGCGCATCGCTGACGGTATAGAGCTTGAGGATGGACCCATACATGCCGATGCCATTTCGTATGCTACCGATACCGACCGCAACCAGGCTGGCATAGAGATCCATTCAGGTCGCAACCGTATTGTGCGCCGTATCTTCGAAAGCCTCGGATATCATGTCACAAAACTTGACCGTGTGTATTTCGCCGGACTCACCAAGAAGAATCTTCCGCGCGGTCGCTGGCGTTATCTTACCCAGGAGGAGGTCAACTACCTCAAGATGGGATCATTTGAATAA
- the gltA gene encoding NADPH-dependent glutamate synthase yields MNQDNNRDAAWRIALRNAKTAKERTATPRVVMPQLEPGYRVTCNEEVNQGLSAEQALIEASRCLDCPDPQCMQGCPVAVDIPGFIKNVERGEFLEAAAVLKNTSALPAVCGRVCPQEKQCESRCIYNKMKKPAVAIGYLERFAADYERVEHSRHPVEVVRPESNGIRVAVVGSGPAGLSFAGDMVKRGYDVTVYEALHEIGGVLKYGIPEFRLPNSVVEAEIDGLRALGVNFVKDCVVGKTLSYDDLHTLGYKGIFVASGAGLPRFMGIPGENYIGVMSSNEYLTRINLMGAGRPGEDTPVLKGRRVAVIGGGNTAMDSVRTARRQGAEVAMIVYRRGEAEMPARVEEVAHAKEEGIMFMNLCNPVEYLSDENGRVRAMKIQRMELGEPDESGRRSPQPIPGAVEEIPVDLVIVSVGVSPNPLIPNAISQLEVSRRGTIVVDDATMRSSLSDLYAGGDIVRGGATVILAMGDGRHAAQSMHEALSK; encoded by the coding sequence ATGAACCAAGATAATAATCGCGATGCGGCATGGCGTATTGCCCTTCGCAATGCCAAGACAGCCAAGGAGCGTACTGCAACTCCTCGTGTGGTGATGCCTCAGTTGGAACCCGGCTACCGTGTCACTTGTAATGAAGAGGTCAATCAAGGTCTTTCAGCCGAGCAGGCTCTCATAGAGGCTTCCCGATGCCTTGACTGTCCTGATCCTCAGTGTATGCAGGGATGTCCGGTGGCTGTGGATATCCCCGGATTCATTAAGAATGTGGAGCGCGGAGAGTTTCTTGAGGCTGCCGCTGTGCTTAAGAACACAAGTGCTCTTCCAGCAGTGTGCGGACGAGTGTGTCCGCAGGAGAAGCAGTGCGAGTCGCGTTGCATATATAATAAGATGAAAAAGCCGGCAGTCGCCATCGGTTATCTGGAACGTTTTGCAGCTGATTATGAGCGTGTGGAGCACTCCAGGCATCCTGTAGAGGTAGTGCGTCCTGAGAGCAACGGTATCAGGGTGGCAGTTGTCGGATCAGGACCTGCCGGACTCTCCTTTGCTGGGGATATGGTGAAACGCGGTTATGACGTCACTGTCTATGAGGCTCTCCATGAAATAGGCGGAGTGCTCAAGTATGGTATTCCCGAGTTCCGTCTTCCTAACAGTGTTGTCGAGGCTGAGATTGATGGTCTTCGCGCATTGGGTGTGAATTTTGTCAAGGATTGTGTAGTGGGAAAGACTCTATCTTACGATGATCTTCACACACTTGGATATAAAGGGATATTTGTTGCATCCGGAGCAGGACTTCCGCGTTTTATGGGAATCCCGGGAGAGAATTACATCGGAGTGATGTCAAGCAACGAGTATCTTACTCGCATCAATCTTATGGGTGCCGGACGCCCTGGAGAGGATACACCTGTGCTAAAGGGGCGTCGTGTGGCAGTGATCGGAGGCGGAAACACCGCTATGGACTCTGTGCGTACCGCTCGTCGTCAGGGTGCTGAAGTGGCAATGATTGTGTATCGTCGCGGTGAAGCCGAGATGCCAGCCAGAGTCGAAGAGGTGGCACATGCAAAGGAGGAAGGTATCATGTTTATGAATCTTTGCAATCCTGTCGAGTACCTGTCTGACGAGAATGGTCGTGTGCGAGCCATGAAAATTCAGCGTATGGAGCTTGGCGAGCCTGACGAGTCAGGACGTCGTTCGCCGCAACCGATTCCAGGTGCGGTCGAGGAGATTCCGGTTGACCTTGTGATAGTCAGCGTAGGTGTCTCCCCCAATCCGTTGATTCCTAATGCAATCAGTCAGCTTGAGGTGTCGCGTCGCGGTACTATTGTGGTTGACGATGCCACTATGCGTTCGTCGCTGAGCGATCTTTATGCCGGAGGCGATATTGTTCGCGGTGGTGCTACTGTGATTCTCGCGATGGGCGACGGTCGCCATGCGGCCCAGTCGATGCACGAGGCTCTTTCCAAGTAA
- the kduI gene encoding 5-dehydro-4-deoxy-D-glucuronate isomerase gives MKKLFLTLSLALASISAMAQTEYTILRACHPDDVKHYDTDQLRSRFMMPKVMEQDKINLTYSLYDRIVYGGVVPVTKVMELETIDPLKADYFLERRELGVINIGGDGIVNVDGKDYELHFKDALYVGRGNKKVTFRSKDAANPAKFYINSTPAHKAYKTQLITIDGRKGSLKANSFAAGKMEESNDRVINQLIVNNVLEEGPCQLQMGLTELKPGSVWNTMPAHTHDRRVEAYFYFNVPEGNAVCHFMGEPQENRIVWLHNEQAIISPEWSIHAAAGTSNYMFIWGMGGENLNYGDMDKVTYLEMK, from the coding sequence ATGAAGAAATTATTTCTTACATTATCACTCGCATTAGCCTCTATCTCAGCTATGGCTCAGACTGAATATACCATACTTCGTGCATGCCATCCCGATGATGTCAAGCATTACGACACCGATCAGCTCCGTTCACGCTTTATGATGCCAAAAGTAATGGAGCAGGATAAGATCAATCTTACCTACTCTCTATATGACCGTATCGTGTATGGCGGAGTGGTTCCGGTCACCAAAGTGATGGAACTTGAAACCATTGATCCGCTCAAGGCCGATTATTTCCTGGAGCGTCGTGAGCTTGGTGTAATAAATATAGGTGGTGACGGTATTGTCAATGTCGACGGAAAGGATTATGAGCTCCATTTTAAGGATGCCCTTTACGTGGGAAGAGGAAATAAGAAAGTGACTTTCCGTAGCAAGGATGCAGCCAATCCTGCTAAATTCTACATCAATTCGACCCCGGCCCACAAGGCATACAAGACACAGCTCATAACTATTGACGGACGCAAAGGCTCTCTCAAGGCAAACAGTTTTGCCGCCGGCAAGATGGAGGAGAGCAACGACCGTGTGATCAATCAGTTGATAGTAAACAATGTGCTTGAGGAGGGTCCGTGCCAGCTCCAGATGGGACTCACCGAGCTCAAGCCCGGCAGTGTGTGGAACACCATGCCTGCTCACACTCACGACCGTCGAGTAGAGGCTTACTTCTATTTTAATGTTCCTGAAGGAAATGCCGTGTGCCATTTCATGGGCGAACCTCAGGAGAACCGTATCGTATGGCTTCACAATGAGCAGGCTATAATTTCTCCGGAATGGTCAATCCATGCTGCCGCAGGCACATCCAATTATATGTTCATCTGGGGCATGGGTGGAGAAAACCTCAATTATGGCGACATGGATAAGGTGACCTACCTTGAAATGAAGTAA